A portion of the Pedobacter cryoconitis genome contains these proteins:
- a CDS encoding metallophosphoesterase, translating into MGRLPFLIIGCLLIIAFDFYFVKAILSAFKNWSETAKNRFTRIYWGITTVLIAGVFAGIFLNLFLSLRAVILVIFFLTTACKIVMLPFLLVDDLRRLAITIFRRIKRSENNSALVAGNSNDQDNAVDSSRKTSTISKTGLAIEEPISRSSFIVKAGLVAAAIPLTSLSWGIVSGAYDYQVRRKTLILPNLPAAFDGITMGQISDIHSGSFYNKTAVKGGIEMLLGEKPDFIFFTGDIVNDMATEMRDYQDIFSKIKAPLGVYSSLGNHDYGDYHFGKEPSPAKAKNLKDVIKTHELMGWDLLMNENRRLKIDGEEIGILGIENWGMGRFPKYGRMDLAVKNTDDLPVKLLLSHDPSHWRAEVLPKYPQIDAMFSGHTHGMQFGVRTEKYQWSPIEYIYKEWAGLYQEQKQQLYVNVGYGFLGYPGRVGILPEITIFTLKRA; encoded by the coding sequence ATGGGCCGATTACCCTTTCTTATTATAGGATGCCTTTTAATCATCGCATTCGATTTTTACTTCGTTAAGGCTATTTTATCTGCTTTTAAAAATTGGAGTGAAACAGCAAAAAATAGGTTTACCCGCATCTATTGGGGGATTACCACGGTATTGATTGCTGGCGTTTTTGCGGGTATCTTCTTAAATCTCTTTTTATCCCTGCGTGCGGTAATCTTGGTCATTTTTTTCCTGACCACAGCCTGCAAAATCGTGATGCTGCCTTTTCTGCTGGTTGATGACCTCCGCAGATTAGCTATTACAATATTCAGACGTATCAAAAGATCAGAAAACAATAGTGCATTAGTAGCAGGAAACTCAAATGATCAGGATAACGCAGTAGATTCATCCCGTAAAACAAGCACCATTAGTAAAACCGGTTTAGCTATCGAAGAACCAATCAGCCGTTCTTCATTTATCGTCAAAGCCGGGCTGGTTGCGGCTGCAATCCCGCTGACTTCATTGTCCTGGGGTATTGTATCCGGAGCGTATGATTACCAGGTTCGCAGAAAAACACTGATCCTCCCCAATTTACCTGCTGCCTTTGATGGCATCACTATGGGGCAAATTTCTGATATCCATTCGGGAAGCTTTTACAATAAAACTGCTGTAAAAGGTGGGATAGAAATGCTGCTTGGTGAAAAACCTGATTTCATCTTTTTCACTGGTGATATCGTTAATGATATGGCTACTGAGATGCGCGACTATCAGGATATCTTCAGTAAAATAAAAGCTCCCCTTGGTGTCTATTCATCCCTTGGGAATCATGACTACGGAGATTATCATTTTGGCAAAGAGCCCTCTCCTGCTAAAGCAAAAAACCTGAAGGATGTAATCAAAACCCACGAACTTATGGGCTGGGATCTATTAATGAATGAGAACCGCAGGTTAAAGATTGACGGAGAGGAAATCGGGATCCTGGGTATCGAGAACTGGGGCATGGGACGTTTCCCGAAATACGGTCGTATGGACCTTGCTGTTAAAAACACCGATGATCTTCCCGTAAAGCTTTTACTTTCTCATGACCCTTCACACTGGCGCGCAGAAGTACTGCCTAAATATCCTCAGATAGACGCCATGTTTAGTGGCCACACGCATGGTATGCAATTCGGTGTCCGCACAGAAAAGTATCAATGGAGTCCTATAGAGTATATCTATAAAGAATGGGCAGGATTATACCAGGAACAAAAACAGCAACTCTACGTGAATGTAGGTTACGGTTTCCTCGGTTATCCGGGAAGAGTAGGTATTTTACCGGAAATCACCATCTTCACACTCAAAAGAGCATAA
- a CDS encoding response regulator transcription factor, which yields MSKGIKILIVEDDENLRFLVVHRLKSEGYDVLETGDGELAVKTIMDEKPDIVLLDWMLPGKQGSDVCQEVRKQGFENLIIMMTAKAQDVDKIDAYTFGVSDYVTKPFNMDVLVAMLESKVKFLLNNDKSEIHRFGDMEHHPNIHTLYRSGRKIELTILENRILLYFLRNPNKVINRDELMLVVWGYNSDVNTRTLDMHIVRLRKKIELNPDNPQLLQTVRGIGYRFNAG from the coding sequence ATGTCTAAAGGAATTAAAATACTGATAGTTGAGGATGATGAAAATTTAAGGTTTTTAGTTGTACACAGGCTAAAGTCTGAAGGTTATGATGTACTGGAAACCGGAGATGGTGAGCTGGCGGTAAAAACTATCATGGATGAGAAGCCGGATATTGTTTTGCTGGACTGGATGTTGCCAGGAAAGCAGGGATCGGATGTTTGTCAGGAGGTGCGTAAGCAAGGTTTTGAGAACCTGATTATCATGATGACTGCGAAGGCACAGGATGTGGATAAGATCGATGCTTATACTTTTGGTGTATCTGATTATGTAACCAAGCCGTTTAATATGGATGTTTTGGTGGCGATGCTGGAGAGTAAGGTGAAGTTTTTGCTGAATAATGATAAGTCAGAGATTCACCGTTTTGGCGATATGGAGCATCATCCAAATATTCATACGCTTTACAGAAGTGGAAGAAAGATTGAGTTGACGATATTAGAGAACAGGATTCTATTGTATTTCCTGAGAAATCCGAATAAGGTGATTAACCGTGATGAGTTGATGCTGGTTGTTTGGGGATACAATTCTGATGTGAATACGCGTACGCTTGATATGCATATTGTTCGTTTAAGAAAGAAGATTGAATTGAATCCTGATAATCCTCAGTTGTTGCAAACTGTCAGAGGTATCGGATACCGTTTTAATGCGGGATAG
- a CDS encoding sensor histidine kinase: MAPEKTSGYRKNFSLIVTFIVLISVLFILSLFLAYNFSKKFIESEFVSEKVKVLEESIKPYNEFFQNKVPEISYYNGYLDSATASKFVDTIINAYPFVSKVVFYDSEIGNTPVRDGLNTGHFSFGPKKIYQFGDLVPLDSVKLFSRDDTKKFSRGDDFNALGIKLISYIESLDTTIVPSQEELFTNFSIIRSNKISYLNIPGFEDLKVYKQMLRQQLSPSPVYQQDMLSFHLDPYKIKIINTRPLLYQNIRIEPLTYDPLNTSADYVATEITLPGPFSDYKLYFISAKSFVARGILNYFMPIALVLLLFYGILVLVTVLIYRNLNINHKMFKLQYDFVNNLTHEFKTPVSVIKIAGNNIKSASVLTERELKLYGKILDEEADKLNGLMNKLLAFTQIENRAIQLNHDEINIVDFIESTIESHTLKHPDFVVTYEVTGFGTFITDPVLLGSLFDNLAENAYKYSRPEHKRLHIVARMIKGKVVFRFVDQGIGIPTPEINNIFKKFYRIQNQYNQNGSVGLGLAFCKELVNFMKGEISVKSKVNKGTEFKIVLPYNN; the protein is encoded by the coding sequence ATGGCTCCGGAAAAAACTAGCGGCTATCGTAAGAACTTTTCACTGATCGTCACCTTTATTGTGCTGATCTCTGTGCTGTTCATCTTGTCGCTATTTTTAGCTTATAATTTTAGCAAAAAATTTATAGAGAGTGAATTTGTCTCTGAAAAGGTAAAGGTGCTGGAAGAAAGTATCAAGCCTTACAATGAATTTTTTCAGAATAAGGTTCCTGAAATCTCTTACTACAACGGGTATCTTGATTCTGCTACGGCATCTAAGTTTGTCGATACGATTATTAATGCCTATCCCTTTGTTTCAAAGGTGGTTTTTTATGATTCAGAGATTGGAAATACACCAGTCAGAGATGGATTAAATACAGGGCATTTCTCTTTTGGCCCTAAAAAAATATATCAGTTCGGTGATCTGGTACCTTTGGATTCTGTCAAGTTGTTTTCGAGAGATGATACGAAGAAGTTCAGCAGGGGAGATGACTTTAATGCGCTGGGGATCAAGTTGATTTCTTACATTGAGAGTCTGGATACGACTATTGTGCCTAGCCAGGAGGAGCTTTTTACCAATTTCAGCATTATCCGTTCCAATAAAATATCCTATCTGAATATTCCTGGATTTGAAGATTTAAAAGTCTACAAGCAGATGTTAAGGCAGCAACTGAGTCCATCTCCGGTTTATCAGCAGGATATGTTATCTTTTCATCTTGATCCTTATAAGATCAAAATTATCAATACGCGTCCGCTATTGTATCAAAATATAAGAATTGAACCGCTTACTTATGATCCTTTAAATACGTCTGCAGATTATGTAGCTACAGAGATCACCTTACCGGGCCCATTTTCAGATTATAAGCTTTATTTCATTTCTGCAAAGTCGTTTGTAGCTCGTGGAATCCTGAACTATTTTATGCCTATTGCCTTGGTCTTGTTACTTTTCTATGGGATTCTGGTTCTGGTAACTGTTTTGATTTACAGAAATCTGAATATTAATCATAAGATGTTTAAATTGCAGTATGATTTTGTGAATAATCTGACGCATGAGTTTAAAACGCCCGTGAGTGTGATTAAAATAGCAGGTAATAATATTAAAAGTGCGAGTGTACTCACAGAAAGAGAGCTAAAGTTATACGGTAAGATCCTGGATGAGGAAGCCGATAAGTTGAATGGATTGATGAACAAGTTACTGGCTTTTACACAGATTGAAAACAGAGCTATTCAGTTGAATCATGATGAAATCAATATTGTAGATTTTATAGAGAGTACGATAGAGTCTCATACCTTGAAGCATCCTGATTTTGTAGTTACCTATGAAGTTACTGGTTTTGGGACGTTTATCACTGATCCGGTATTGCTGGGCAGCCTTTTTGATAATTTGGCGGAGAATGCTTACAAGTATTCACGTCCTGAACATAAGCGGCTGCATATTGTAGCGAGAATGATTAAGGGAAAAGTTGTATTCAGGTTTGTAGATCAGGGGATAGGTATTCCTACACCAGAAATTAATAATATCTTTAAGAAATTTTACCGGATACAGAATCAGTATAATCAGAATGGTAGTGTTGGATTGGGATTAGCTTTCTGTAAAGAACTGGTGAATTTCATGAAGGGTGAGATTTCGGTAAAGAGCAAAGTAAATAAAGGAACAGAGTTTAAAATAGTACTGCCTTATAATAATTAA
- a CDS encoding prolyl oligopeptidase family serine peptidase produces the protein MTLKKRYLLIVLLALFSACRQNRQVRVIPVAEFFKAQDKGYYAISLDGKTMSYLKSQGKKQNLFVEDLTTGRSSQITQLNEKNINYYFWVSNDEIVYYKEKAGAERLSDIFIINKNGENERQLSDNGKSRMHVLKDQLIDGKFLLVSSNKRDSTVFDVYRLNVRDGQMDMAARNPGNITNWVTDSKGQIRLATTSDGVNQTLLYRETENQAFRAVVTNNFKTTFTPIAISDVRPNIVYAISNVKRDKNALIELNCATGKESKVLFSNDTLNVVDAQYSESKKTIAFVICETWKKEKHYLDPSVKKLYEKLDKLLPGTESRIIDRDKAENTFIVRTFTDRNPGSYYLYIADKGTIRKLSDFNPYVKEAEMCEMKPISYTARDGLKIQGYLTLPINKPSSNLPVVVLPHDGPGRRDSWGYKAEVQFLANRGYAVFQVNYRGSSGYGKSFAAAGSGQWGGKIKDDINDGVRWLIENKIANPRKIAIYGSGFGGYIALNSLYSSPGMYVCGGSNSGVINLFSYLKSIPPFLKTNLQMYYEVIGNPVTEGDRMRQVSPVFHADKFRVPVFLAQSPKDPRSNSGEAVQFVKELKKRNVNVTYLEKEHSEFSPQGEDMRQKLYASLEQFLSVNLSRK, from the coding sequence ATGACCTTAAAGAAAAGATATTTATTGATTGTTCTTCTCGCCCTTTTCAGTGCTTGCCGGCAAAACAGGCAAGTAAGGGTTATTCCTGTAGCAGAATTCTTTAAAGCTCAAGATAAAGGGTATTATGCAATCTCTCTGGACGGTAAAACTATGTCTTACCTAAAATCGCAGGGTAAAAAACAAAACCTGTTTGTCGAAGATCTGACTACCGGCAGATCATCACAGATTACACAATTAAATGAAAAAAATATCAATTATTATTTCTGGGTAAGTAACGATGAGATCGTTTATTATAAAGAGAAGGCGGGTGCGGAGCGGTTATCTGATATCTTTATTATCAATAAAAACGGAGAAAATGAACGTCAGCTTAGTGATAATGGAAAAAGCAGGATGCACGTACTCAAAGATCAATTGATTGATGGTAAATTCTTATTGGTTTCCTCCAATAAGAGAGATTCTACAGTATTTGATGTTTACCGCTTAAATGTACGGGATGGACAGATGGATATGGCGGCCAGGAATCCTGGAAATATCACAAACTGGGTTACAGACTCAAAAGGGCAAATCCGGCTGGCTACTACCAGTGATGGTGTGAACCAGACTTTACTGTACAGAGAGACAGAAAACCAAGCTTTCAGAGCTGTTGTGACCAATAATTTTAAAACTACTTTCACACCTATTGCGATTTCAGACGTAAGACCAAATATTGTTTATGCGATTTCTAACGTCAAAAGAGATAAAAATGCATTGATAGAATTGAACTGTGCAACGGGAAAAGAAAGCAAAGTGCTTTTTAGTAATGATACGCTGAATGTGGTGGATGCTCAATATTCCGAATCCAAGAAAACAATAGCCTTTGTAATTTGCGAAACCTGGAAAAAGGAGAAGCATTATCTTGATCCCTCTGTTAAAAAACTGTATGAAAAGCTGGATAAGTTATTACCAGGCACAGAATCCAGGATTATTGACAGAGATAAAGCAGAAAATACATTTATTGTCAGGACGTTTACAGATAGAAATCCAGGGTCTTACTATTTATATATCGCCGATAAAGGCACGATCAGAAAACTAAGCGATTTTAATCCTTACGTTAAAGAGGCTGAAATGTGTGAGATGAAACCTATTTCTTATACTGCACGTGACGGCTTAAAAATACAGGGATACCTCACTTTACCGATTAATAAACCGTCTTCTAACCTTCCTGTAGTTGTATTGCCACATGATGGGCCAGGGCGCAGAGACTCCTGGGGTTATAAAGCAGAAGTACAATTCCTGGCGAATAGAGGATATGCAGTTTTTCAGGTTAACTACAGAGGCTCATCCGGTTATGGGAAGTCTTTTGCGGCTGCAGGGTCCGGTCAATGGGGGGGTAAAATTAAAGATGATATTAATGATGGCGTGAGATGGCTCATTGAAAATAAGATAGCGAACCCAAGAAAAATAGCTATATATGGCTCTGGCTTTGGCGGCTATATTGCACTGAATAGTTTATATTCGAGTCCGGGAATGTATGTTTGCGGTGGATCTAATTCAGGAGTGATCAATTTATTCAGTTATCTGAAGTCTATTCCTCCATTTTTAAAGACCAATTTGCAAATGTATTATGAGGTGATCGGTAATCCAGTAACAGAAGGTGACCGGATGCGCCAGGTATCTCCGGTTTTTCATGCAGATAAGTTCAGGGTTCCTGTGTTTCTGGCACAAAGTCCAAAGGATCCGAGAAGCAATTCGGGCGAAGCGGTCCAGTTTGTAAAAGAGCTTAAAAAAAGAAACGTGAATGTAACTTATCTGGAAAAAGAACATAGTGAGTTTTCTCCACAGGGCGAAGATATGCGCCAGAAATTATATGCTTCCCTGGAGCAATTTTTGTCTGTAAATTTATCCAGAAAATAG
- a CDS encoding tetratricopeptide repeat protein: MIKTILAIILCFTGSLSLLAQSNNDNEMAMLYYQNGDYQKAAVLLEKIVFKIKNEAYVDLYFNALLKSKQYEIADKAIKKLIRQSPESSKYLTIQGRIYKEKGELENAKKTFDQLLHSLPDDESKIRALANDLYQMAEYELAADVFLQARKNLKNEQIFTFELLSIYRFKKDKIKLGEEYLNALSTMPQMLQQAETVLPSVFETNADYLMLQNSLFKRIQKDPQNESYSKLLIWQFLQQKEYDMALRQLIAQDKRIKDDGTILFGHAQIFASNKAYDTAIKAYTYLALKGKDSPYYLPAKLALIDASYQALLLGKNDQKDIITLAAQYQEILDEYGKNAKTLFALRKWANLQAYYLKDLKKAESALEEAIKIPGITNADLGEMKLELGDIYRLTQQPWEAILMYEQVAKEFENQNIGTEAKYRSARLSFEQGNFSYAKSQADVLKASTEQLIANDALNLSLLISDHLETKTDTLALKMYAAAEALQFRNLNKEAIAKVDSIALLYPKNGLADDILMFKSNIYIKNRDFILAVPLLKELIGHQQKGNWADEALFILAGIYEDQLNDTVQAKVCYQKLIADFPGSMFVTEARKHFRKLRGDPAES; this comes from the coding sequence ATGATAAAAACAATATTGGCGATTATACTCTGCTTTACAGGTTCATTATCATTATTAGCACAAAGTAATAATGATAATGAGATGGCGATGCTGTACTATCAAAATGGAGATTATCAAAAAGCTGCTGTTTTATTGGAAAAGATAGTCTTTAAAATAAAAAACGAAGCTTATGTGGACCTGTACTTCAACGCCCTGCTTAAATCAAAACAATATGAAATTGCCGATAAAGCCATTAAAAAGCTGATCAGGCAAAGTCCTGAATCTTCAAAATACCTGACTATACAAGGCAGGATTTACAAAGAAAAAGGAGAATTGGAAAATGCAAAAAAGACTTTTGACCAGCTTTTACATTCTCTTCCTGATGACGAGTCAAAAATAAGAGCACTTGCCAATGATTTATATCAGATGGCTGAGTATGAGCTGGCTGCTGATGTGTTTCTGCAAGCCAGAAAAAACCTGAAAAATGAGCAGATCTTTACTTTTGAATTGCTAAGTATTTATCGTTTCAAGAAGGACAAGATTAAACTGGGAGAAGAATATTTGAATGCGTTGTCAACCATGCCGCAAATGCTCCAGCAGGCTGAAACAGTATTGCCTTCAGTGTTTGAAACGAATGCAGATTATCTGATGCTTCAAAATTCATTATTTAAAAGGATACAGAAGGATCCTCAGAATGAATCTTATTCAAAGCTGCTGATCTGGCAATTTTTGCAGCAAAAAGAATATGATATGGCTTTACGCCAACTAATTGCACAAGATAAAAGGATTAAGGATGATGGCACAATCTTATTCGGGCATGCACAAATATTTGCTTCCAACAAGGCTTATGATACAGCTATAAAGGCATACACCTATTTAGCGCTTAAAGGCAAGGATAGCCCATATTATCTGCCTGCTAAATTAGCTTTGATTGATGCCAGTTATCAAGCACTTTTATTGGGCAAAAATGATCAAAAAGATATTATTACACTGGCGGCCCAATATCAGGAAATCCTGGATGAATACGGTAAAAATGCAAAAACTCTTTTTGCACTCAGGAAATGGGCAAATCTACAAGCTTATTATCTAAAGGATCTAAAAAAGGCAGAATCGGCTTTAGAAGAAGCGATAAAGATTCCAGGTATTACCAATGCTGATTTAGGTGAGATGAAACTTGAACTCGGAGACATTTACAGACTTACGCAACAGCCATGGGAAGCCATTTTAATGTATGAACAGGTTGCTAAGGAATTTGAAAATCAAAACATAGGAACTGAGGCCAAATACAGGTCTGCAAGGTTATCATTTGAGCAAGGAAATTTTAGTTATGCCAAGTCTCAAGCCGATGTATTAAAGGCTTCGACGGAACAATTAATAGCAAATGATGCGCTAAATCTGAGTCTTTTGATTTCAGATCATCTGGAAACTAAAACGGATACACTAGCGCTTAAAATGTATGCTGCTGCTGAAGCGCTACAATTCAGAAACCTTAACAAAGAAGCAATAGCCAAAGTGGACAGCATTGCGTTGCTATATCCTAAAAATGGCCTGGCTGATGATATTCTAATGTTTAAATCAAACATTTATATCAAAAACAGAGATTTTATACTTGCCGTACCACTGCTTAAGGAATTGATTGGGCACCAGCAAAAAGGGAATTGGGCAGATGAAGCCTTATTTATTCTTGCCGGAATCTATGAAGATCAGCTGAATGATACTGTGCAGGCTAAAGTATGCTATCAAAAACTGATTGCAGACTTCCCGGGCAGCATGTTCGTAACCGAGGCACGCAAGCATTTCAGGAAGCTGAGAGGTGATCCTGCTGAGTCCTGA
- a CDS encoding DUF4286 family protein has product MLLYNVTLIIEDASAAAWLQWMQEEHIPEVMATGLFVSNRLLKVVDSPNEGVTYCAQYVVQSIEDYDAYQLTYANALAAELNSRFKDKFVSFTTVMEYIA; this is encoded by the coding sequence ATGTTATTATACAATGTAACCCTGATTATTGAAGATGCCTCTGCTGCAGCATGGCTGCAATGGATGCAAGAAGAACATATTCCTGAAGTAATGGCTACTGGATTATTCGTTTCCAACAGATTATTAAAGGTGGTTGATTCACCAAATGAAGGTGTAACTTATTGCGCACAATATGTTGTACAGTCCATTGAAGATTATGATGCTTATCAGTTAACGTATGCAAATGCGCTGGCAGCAGAATTAAATAGTCGTTTTAAGGATAAATTTGTTTCTTTCACTACCGTAATGGAATATATAGCCTAA
- the rfbC gene encoding dTDP-4-dehydrorhamnose 3,5-epimerase, which translates to MNIIQTPIADLFVIEPKVWKDNRGYFFESFSARAFAEAGIQADFVQDNQSFSQKGTLRGLHAQKAPFAQGKLVRVIQGKVLDVAVDARKESATYGQHFSIVLSGDNHKQLWVPPGFLHGFLTLEDDTIFTYKVTNYYDKESECGVIWNDPDLNINWSEELTKEELLLSDKDLILPSFKDFSSPF; encoded by the coding sequence ATGAATATAATACAAACACCTATAGCTGATCTTTTTGTCATCGAACCTAAAGTATGGAAAGATAACCGCGGCTATTTTTTTGAAAGTTTTAGTGCACGCGCATTTGCAGAAGCCGGCATTCAGGCCGACTTTGTACAAGACAACCAGTCTTTCTCACAAAAGGGTACTTTGCGTGGCTTACATGCACAGAAAGCCCCTTTTGCACAAGGGAAATTGGTAAGGGTTATACAGGGTAAAGTTCTTGATGTTGCTGTAGATGCGAGAAAAGAATCTGCTACTTATGGCCAGCATTTCAGCATCGTCCTGAGTGGGGACAATCATAAGCAATTATGGGTTCCGCCAGGGTTTCTTCATGGTTTTTTAACGCTTGAAGATGATACTATTTTCACGTACAAAGTGACTAACTATTATGACAAAGAATCTGAATGCGGGGTAATCTGGAATGATCCGGATTTGAATATTAACTGGAGTGAGGAACTTACAAAAGAAGAACTTTTACTTTCTGATAAAGATTTGATACTTCCTTCTTTTAAAGATTTCTCAAGTCCTTTTTAA
- a CDS encoding OmpA family protein: protein MKKVILFLSIVLLASAFSSCVVLSPKKYKALLAKQDSLGTGWSGAQESMDKLQSAIAKLQRDTANLNGKLNELQGKYKAIDGNYAKLKDNSSSAISKLSDDLKKREQRLKEVEDILRKRDEASNQLKEKLEQALLGFSKNGLTVEMKNGKVYVSLMDKLLFPSGSIIIDEKGKQALAQLAKVLKEQPEIIIAVEGHTDSQKITNLGQIKDNWDLSVLRSTSVVRYLTETEKVPGVRLTATGKGEFQPLEQNTTPEGRSKNRRIEIVLSPKLDELYNLIKK from the coding sequence ATGAAGAAAGTTATTTTGTTTTTGAGCATTGTGCTATTAGCCAGTGCATTTAGTTCCTGTGTAGTTCTGTCCCCAAAAAAATATAAGGCCCTGCTGGCTAAACAAGATTCTTTAGGTACCGGTTGGAGTGGAGCGCAAGAATCCATGGATAAGCTGCAAAGCGCTATTGCTAAATTACAGCGTGACACAGCCAACCTGAATGGTAAGCTTAATGAGCTTCAGGGTAAATATAAAGCCATAGACGGCAATTATGCCAAGCTAAAGGACAATAGTTCTTCAGCAATCAGTAAGCTCTCAGATGATCTTAAAAAGCGTGAACAACGCCTTAAAGAAGTAGAAGACATTTTACGCAAACGTGATGAAGCCTCTAATCAATTAAAAGAGAAATTGGAGCAAGCACTGCTGGGATTCTCTAAGAACGGATTAACGGTTGAAATGAAAAACGGTAAAGTCTATGTTTCTCTGATGGACAAATTATTATTTCCTTCAGGAAGTATCATTATTGATGAAAAAGGGAAACAAGCATTGGCCCAGCTTGCTAAAGTATTAAAGGAGCAGCCAGAAATTATCATCGCCGTAGAAGGACATACAGACTCACAGAAAATAACGAATCTGGGTCAGATCAAAGATAACTGGGACTTAAGTGTGCTGCGTTCTACTTCTGTGGTGCGTTACCTGACCGAAACTGAAAAAGTTCCTGGTGTAAGGTTAACCGCCACTGGAAAAGGTGAGTTCCAGCCATTAGAGCAGAATACTACTCCTGAAGGAAGAAGCAAAAACCGCAGAATTGAAATTGTACTCTCGCCTAAACTGGATGAACTGTACAACCTGATCAAAAAATAA
- a CDS encoding DUF2461 domain-containing protein, whose protein sequence is MIKPETLAFLSAVAANNNREWFALNKEVYETAKADVISLVEELIPILANVDPQFPLETQAKKCVMRIYRDVRFSKNKDPYKNNFGISFSVKNSEGNGPEFYLHLQPGNSFFAGGYWMPEASLLKKIREEIDYNTSDFLEIIAAKGFKDQFELSKNDTLKKAPKGYDPEHPHIDLLKLKSYIAVLPLTDAELLKPALVNHLKKAFIGIYPFIRFLRGAIAP, encoded by the coding sequence ATGATTAAGCCAGAAACACTAGCTTTTTTAAGCGCAGTAGCAGCAAATAATAACAGGGAATGGTTTGCCCTGAACAAGGAAGTTTATGAAACAGCAAAGGCTGATGTAATTAGCCTGGTTGAAGAACTTATTCCTATTCTTGCAAACGTTGACCCACAATTCCCACTCGAAACACAAGCTAAGAAATGCGTGATGCGCATTTACAGAGATGTGCGGTTCAGTAAAAACAAAGACCCTTACAAGAATAACTTTGGAATCTCCTTTTCTGTGAAAAACTCAGAAGGGAACGGACCGGAATTTTACTTACACCTGCAACCAGGGAATTCGTTTTTTGCCGGTGGCTATTGGATGCCGGAGGCATCCCTGCTAAAAAAAATAAGAGAAGAAATAGACTATAATACTTCAGATTTCCTTGAAATTATAGCAGCAAAAGGTTTTAAAGACCAGTTTGAATTGAGTAAAAATGATACACTGAAGAAAGCTCCTAAAGGATATGATCCGGAACATCCTCATATTGATTTGTTAAAACTCAAAAGCTATATTGCTGTACTTCCGCTTACAGATGCGGAACTACTAAAACCTGCATTAGTCAATCATTTAAAAAAGGCATTTATAGGGATATACCCATTTATCCGCTTCCTGAGAGGAGCTATAGCACCATAA
- a CDS encoding DUF420 domain-containing protein, with amino-acid sequence MNINDKFFLRLIWIVSAVVLAVVIALKIVPPPTTKPSFIYLLPHLIGGINATCAVLLILSLIFIKNKNIQAHKITNVITFILSAIFLVFYILFHLYEKDTKYGDIDHNGILSVAELAAVSGTRMIYFFILITHIMLAVIVLPLILISFLRGFSMQIERHRKIVRWAYPVWLYVAVTGVIVYLMISPYYNF; translated from the coding sequence ATGAATATTAACGATAAATTCTTTTTACGTCTGATCTGGATTGTTAGTGCAGTAGTCCTTGCTGTAGTGATTGCTTTGAAGATTGTACCTCCACCAACAACAAAACCATCTTTCATCTATTTATTACCACATTTAATTGGTGGTATTAATGCTACCTGTGCAGTATTACTGATCCTGTCTTTAATTTTTATCAAGAATAAAAATATACAAGCCCATAAAATAACGAACGTGATTACGTTTATCCTGTCAGCTATTTTCCTTGTATTTTATATCCTGTTTCACCTTTATGAAAAGGATACCAAATACGGTGATATTGATCATAACGGAATCCTTTCTGTCGCTGAACTTGCAGCAGTAAGCGGAACAAGAATGATTTATTTCTTTATTCTGATTACCCATATTATGCTGGCCGTCATTGTGTTGCCATTGATCCTGATTAGTTTCCTGAGAGGATTTAGTATGCAGATTGAAAGACACCGTAAAATCGTTAGATGGGCTTATCCGGTTTGGCTATATGTAGCTGTTACCGGAGTAATTGTTTACCTGATGATTTCACCATATTATAATTTTTAA